A portion of the Etheostoma cragini isolate CJK2018 chromosome 13, CSU_Ecrag_1.0, whole genome shotgun sequence genome contains these proteins:
- the cxadr gene encoding coxsackievirus and adenovirus receptor homolog: MELSSGRVCCVLLSLFAGLASGLEITSTAQTSIETANGQSVKLDCQFTLAPEDSGPLDIEWSLLSSDNQKEDKVVILYSGDRAYEDYYDPMKGRVHFNSADPKTGDASINLTGLKSTDSGTYQCKVKKAPGIRSRKMLLIVMVKPTKPRCYAEGPTQEGKNVVLRCLSNEGTKPLQYSWEKTSDSKLLPSSAVMDPVGGTINVRNASASTSGTYRCTASNRVGSEECILYLNVTPPPNTAGIIAGAIITVLLILIIIAIILFCCCRARNKKKYEKEICNEIREDVPPPKSRVSTARSFTVGSQRSSLGSMSPSNLHEYALKPQYDKIPSSEEFERPPSHAPLPPPTAARMGGPNLSRMGGIPVMIPAQNRDGSIV, encoded by the exons gTTTGGCCTCTGGTCTAGAGATCACGTCTACGGCGCAGACATCCATAGAGACAGCCAACGGGCAGAGTGTGAAGCTGGACTGCCAGTTCACTCTGGCCCCTGAAGATTCTGGCCCGCTGGATATTGAATGGAGCTTGTTGTCCTCTGACAACCAGAAAGAGGACAAAGTG GTGATCCTGTACTCAGGGGACAGGGCCTACGAGGACTACTATGACCCAATGAAGGGTCGAGTCCACTTCAACTCAGCTGACCCCAAGACCGGAGATGCCTCCATCAACCTGACGGGGCTGAAGTCCACCGACTCGGGCACCTACCAGTGTAAGGTGAAGAAGGCTCCGGGTATCCGCAGCAGGAAGATGCTGCTGATCGTCATGG TGAAGCCAACCAAGCCTAGGTGCTATGCCGAAGGCCCCACACAGGAAGGCAAGAACGTTGTGCTGAGGTGCTTATCTAACGAAGGCACCAAGCCCCTCCAATACAGCTGGGAGAAAACCAGTGACAGCAAGCTGCTGCCCAGCTCTGCCGTGATGG ATCCAGTGGGAGGCACCATTAACGTGAGGAACGCATCTGCCAGCACATCTGGCACCTACCGCTGCACTGCCAGCAACCGTGTTGGCTCTGAGGAATGTATTCTGTATCTCAATGTGACACCTC CCCCCAACACCGCAGGCATCATCGCAGGAGCCATAATTACTGTACTCCTGATCCTCATCATCATTGCCATTATCCTCTTCTGCTGTTGCCGTGCCCGTAACAAGAAGAAGTACGAGAAGGAAATCTGCAATGAGATAAG AGAGGACGTGCCCCCTCCTAAGAGCCGTGTTTCGACAGCGCGCAGCTTCACCGTGGGCAGCCAGCGCTCCTCGCTGGGCTCCATGTCCCCCTCCAACCTGCATGAGTACGCCCTGAAGCCCCAGTACGACAAGATTCCCTCGTCGGAGGAGTTTGAGAGGCCTCCGAGCCATGCCCCTCTTCCCCCACCCACTGCTGCCAGGATGGGCGGCCCCAACCTCAGCCGCATGGGGGGCATCCCTGTCATGATCCCTGCCCAGAACAGGGACGGCTCAATCGTCTAG